A region from the Lysobacter antibioticus genome encodes:
- the ccmA gene encoding heme ABC exporter ATP-binding protein CcmA gives MTPHERTAPPLLQARGLRFARNDEPVFGPLDFAVDAGEALLVQGDNGAGKTTLLRVLAGLLRADEGEIELDGEPSDPARRARAIAYLGHLPGLKADLSAMENLDFLCGLQGRRRGQLPENALAIVGLAGYEDALARQLSAGQKKRLSLARLWMAPAPLWLLDEPYANLDLEGIELVNRMVQAHLREGGAALVTTHGAYAAPPVRTRMLVMEKAA, from the coding sequence ATGACCCCACACGAACGTACCGCCCCGCCGCTGTTGCAAGCCCGCGGACTGCGCTTTGCGCGCAACGACGAACCCGTGTTCGGGCCGCTCGACTTCGCAGTCGACGCCGGCGAGGCCTTGCTGGTGCAGGGCGACAACGGCGCCGGCAAGACCACCCTGCTGCGGGTGCTGGCCGGCCTGTTGCGGGCCGACGAGGGCGAGATCGAACTCGACGGCGAACCGTCCGACCCGGCGCGCCGCGCCCGCGCGATCGCTTACCTCGGCCATCTGCCCGGACTGAAGGCCGACCTCAGCGCGATGGAGAACCTCGACTTCCTGTGCGGCCTGCAGGGGCGCCGGCGCGGTCAGCTGCCCGAGAACGCCCTGGCCATCGTCGGCCTGGCCGGCTACGAGGATGCCCTCGCCCGCCAGCTTTCGGCCGGACAGAAGAAACGCCTGTCGCTGGCCCGCCTGTGGATGGCGCCGGCGCCGCTGTGGCTGCTCGACGAGCCCTACGCCAATCTCGACCTGGAAGGTATCGAACTGGTCAATCGCATGGTCCAGGCCCACCTGCGCGAGGGCGGCGCCGCCCTGGTCACCACCCACGGCGCTTATGCCGCGCCGCCGGTGCGCACTCGCATGCTGGTCATGGAGAAGGCGGCATGA
- a CDS encoding NRDE family protein — translation MCLIALAWQHHPRYRLALIANRDEAHQRPTAAAGPDPDSPEVYGGRDLLQGGSWLMASSAGRFAAVTNVRAGLNPEVAPRSRGGLVREFVRDRIGASDYLDALRPDAAEFGRFNLLLWDGEALMFASNHPHFVARPVAPGVHAMSNGAFDAPWPKSTHATRALSSWLDSSASTAPQSGTDQLEMLLSALADSTPAPDEALPDTGVGLELERMLSPPFVLGERYGTRCSTVVLIDADSIAFVERRFGPNGAAGGESATLLPLSPRS, via the coding sequence ATGTGTCTGATCGCCCTCGCCTGGCAACACCACCCTCGCTATCGCCTGGCCTTGATCGCCAATCGCGACGAGGCCCATCAGCGCCCGACCGCGGCCGCGGGGCCCGACCCCGACAGCCCCGAGGTCTACGGCGGCCGCGACCTGCTCCAGGGCGGCAGTTGGCTGATGGCGTCGAGCGCGGGCCGCTTCGCTGCGGTCACTAACGTGCGCGCCGGGCTCAACCCGGAGGTCGCACCGCGATCGCGCGGCGGACTGGTGCGCGAGTTCGTGCGCGATCGTATCGGCGCCTCGGACTACCTCGACGCCTTGCGTCCCGACGCGGCCGAGTTCGGCCGTTTCAATCTGCTGCTATGGGACGGCGAGGCCTTGATGTTCGCCAGCAATCATCCGCATTTCGTCGCCCGGCCGGTCGCGCCCGGCGTGCATGCGATGTCGAACGGCGCCTTCGACGCGCCGTGGCCCAAGAGCACTCACGCCACGCGCGCCTTGTCGTCGTGGCTGGATTCGTCGGCATCGACCGCGCCGCAATCGGGCACCGACCAATTGGAAATGCTGTTGTCGGCGCTCGCCGACTCCACGCCCGCGCCCGACGAGGCGCTGCCCGATACCGGCGTGGGGCTGGAACTCGAACGCATGCTGTCGCCGCCGTTCGTGCTCGGCGAGCGCTACGGCACGCGATGCAGCACGGTGGTGTTGATCGATGCGGATTCGATCGCCTTCGTCGAGCGACGCTTCGGCCCGAACGGCGCGGCCGGCGGAGAATCGGCGACGCTGTTGCCGTTGTCGCCACGCAGCTGA
- the ccmE gene encoding cytochrome c maturation protein CcmE — MNPTRRRRLLWVVGLVAAAGVATALVATALQRNVAYLYTPSEILRGEASERARFRLGGMVAAGSFKRTQGTLDSQFRVTDGDAELAVAYTGILPDLFREKQAVVATGRMQGDTFVAEEILAKHDETYMPKEVADKMGAAHKKHDVAAPGGAEPAR; from the coding sequence ATGAACCCCACTCGCCGTCGTCGCCTGCTCTGGGTGGTCGGACTGGTCGCCGCCGCCGGCGTCGCGACCGCCTTGGTCGCCACCGCTTTACAGCGCAATGTCGCCTACCTGTACACGCCGAGCGAGATCCTGCGCGGCGAAGCCAGCGAGCGTGCGCGTTTCCGCCTCGGCGGCATGGTCGCGGCCGGCTCGTTCAAACGCACCCAGGGCACTTTGGACTCGCAGTTCCGCGTCACCGACGGCGACGCCGAATTGGCCGTGGCTTACACCGGCATCCTGCCCGACCTGTTCCGCGAGAAGCAGGCGGTGGTCGCGACCGGCCGCATGCAGGGCGACACCTTCGTCGCCGAGGAAATCCTCGCCAAGCACGACGAGACCTACATGCCGAAGGAAGTCGCCGACAAGATGGGCGCGGCGCACAAGAAGCACGACGTCGCCGCCCCCGGCGGCGCGGAGCCGGCGCGTTGA
- the metX gene encoding homoserine O-acetyltransferase MetX, whose protein sequence is MTEFIPPGTRHIDLPSPFPMKRGGALHGARIAYETWGELNAARDNAILIVTGLSPDAHAAANAGNPEPGWWEAMLGPGKPIDSQHWFVICVNSLGSCKGSTGPASVDPVTGELYRLEFPELSVEDGADAAAHVVGALGIEHLACVIGNSMGGMTALALLIRHPGLARNHINISGAARALPFSIAIRSLQREAIRLDPQWNLGRYDDAHYPESGMRMARKLGVITYRSALEWDGRFGRVRLDSDRADDEPFGLEFEVESYLEGHARRFVRRFDPNCYLYLSRSMDWFDLGDYCGQPLADNDEQVRLGLASIRVEKALAIGVQTDILFPLQQQQEIAEGLSAGGADSRFLPLESPQGHDAFLVDIGRFGPAVAGFLAELRGR, encoded by the coding sequence ATGACCGAATTCATTCCGCCCGGCACCCGCCACATCGACCTGCCATCGCCGTTTCCGATGAAACGCGGCGGCGCGCTGCACGGCGCCCGCATCGCCTACGAGACCTGGGGCGAGCTCAATGCCGCCCGCGACAACGCCATCCTGATCGTCACCGGCCTGTCGCCCGACGCGCACGCCGCCGCCAACGCCGGCAATCCGGAACCGGGTTGGTGGGAGGCGATGCTCGGCCCGGGCAAGCCGATCGACAGCCAGCACTGGTTCGTGATCTGCGTGAACTCGCTGGGCAGTTGCAAGGGCTCGACCGGCCCGGCCTCGGTCGACCCGGTTACCGGCGAGCTGTACCGCCTCGAATTCCCCGAACTGTCGGTCGAAGACGGCGCCGATGCGGCCGCTCACGTCGTGGGCGCGCTCGGCATCGAGCACCTGGCCTGCGTGATCGGCAATTCGATGGGCGGCATGACCGCGCTGGCCTTGTTGATCCGTCATCCGGGCCTGGCGCGCAACCACATCAACATCTCCGGCGCCGCCCGCGCCTTGCCGTTCTCGATCGCGATCCGCTCGCTGCAGCGCGAGGCGATCCGCCTGGACCCGCAATGGAACCTGGGCCGCTACGACGACGCGCATTACCCCGAGTCCGGCATGCGCATGGCGCGCAAGCTTGGCGTCATCACCTATCGTTCGGCGCTGGAATGGGACGGCCGCTTCGGCCGCGTGCGTCTGGACTCGGACCGCGCCGACGACGAACCGTTCGGGCTGGAGTTCGAAGTCGAAAGCTACCTCGAAGGCCACGCCCGCCGCTTCGTCCGCCGTTTCGACCCCAACTGCTACCTCTACCTCAGCCGTTCGATGGACTGGTTCGACCTGGGCGATTACTGCGGCCAGCCCCTCGCCGACAATGATGAACAGGTGCGACTCGGCCTGGCCTCGATCCGGGTCGAGAAGGCCCTGGCGATCGGCGTCCAAACCGACATCCTGTTCCCCTTGCAGCAACAGCAGGAAATCGCCGAGGGCCTGAGCGCCGGCGGCGCCGATTCGCGCTTCCTGCCGTTGGAATCGCCGCAGGGGCACGACGCCTTCCTGGTCGACATCGGCCGTTTTGGGCCGGCCGTCGCAGGATTCCTGGCCGAGCTGCGGGGACGCTAG
- the ccmC gene encoding heme ABC transporter permease CcmC produces MNPLVRWFHTLGSPPYFDRFAARWAPWGYGLGLLVMAWGLYSALFLVPADYQQKDSFRILYIHVPSAWMSMAVFALMAFYAAIALIWRIKLCEILAMACAPIGAGFTIITLATGSIWGKPMWGTWWDWDPRLTTELILLFLYLGVIGLYNAIDDRRAAARAAALLAIVGVALLPVIRYSVVWWNSLHQGQTISLLGKSSMDASMMAPLIWMIVGTKLWFIGALLTRARADNLRREQGKAWVAELAGANSEGRR; encoded by the coding sequence ATGAATCCCCTCGTCCGCTGGTTCCACACACTCGGCTCGCCGCCCTACTTCGACCGCTTCGCCGCGCGCTGGGCGCCGTGGGGCTACGGCCTGGGCTTGCTGGTCATGGCCTGGGGCCTGTACTCGGCCCTGTTCCTGGTGCCGGCCGACTACCAGCAGAAGGACAGCTTCCGCATCCTCTACATCCACGTGCCCAGCGCCTGGATGAGCATGGCGGTGTTCGCCCTGATGGCGTTCTATGCCGCCATCGCCCTGATCTGGCGGATCAAGCTGTGCGAGATCCTGGCCATGGCCTGCGCGCCGATCGGCGCCGGCTTCACCATCATCACGCTTGCGACCGGCTCGATCTGGGGCAAGCCGATGTGGGGCACCTGGTGGGACTGGGACCCGCGCCTGACCACCGAGCTGATCCTGCTGTTCCTGTACCTCGGCGTGATCGGCCTGTACAACGCCATCGACGATCGCCGTGCCGCGGCGCGCGCCGCGGCCTTGCTGGCGATCGTGGGCGTCGCCCTGCTGCCGGTGATCCGTTACTCGGTGGTGTGGTGGAACTCGCTGCACCAAGGCCAGACCATCAGCCTGCTCGGCAAGTCGAGCATGGACGCGAGCATGATGGCGCCGCTGATCTGGATGATCGTCGGCACCAAGCTGTGGTTCATCGGCGCCCTGCTGACGCGGGCGCGCGCCGACAATCTGCGTCGCGAACAGGGCAAGGCCTGGGTCGCCGAACTCGCAGGTGCCAACAGCGAGGGCCGTCGATAA
- a CDS encoding cysteine dioxygenase family protein → MNATDALPDLDFPGHDKLVAAIDDAVGCGDEHAVTAALRNTLCKMIRDRDVHLPDCVFDPIDDHYARREIYRSPQLGYSVVAMTWGPGQGTPMHDHSGLWCVEGVWDGELEITQFELLERNGENFRFRAAGGMHAGPGSAGSLIPPHEYHTIRNASNDSVAVSLHIYKAPMEACSMFVPRDGEWFRRVDKSLETDEAA, encoded by the coding sequence ATGAACGCCACCGACGCCCTGCCCGACCTCGACTTCCCCGGCCACGACAAGCTGGTCGCCGCCATCGACGATGCCGTCGGCTGCGGCGACGAACACGCGGTCACCGCGGCCCTGCGCAATACCCTGTGCAAGATGATCCGCGACCGCGACGTGCACCTGCCCGACTGCGTGTTCGATCCGATCGACGATCACTACGCCCGGCGCGAGATCTACCGCAGCCCGCAGCTCGGCTACAGCGTCGTGGCGATGACCTGGGGCCCAGGCCAGGGCACGCCGATGCACGACCACAGTGGCCTGTGGTGCGTCGAAGGCGTTTGGGACGGCGAACTCGAAATCACCCAGTTCGAACTGCTCGAACGCAACGGCGAGAACTTCCGTTTCCGCGCCGCCGGCGGCATGCATGCCGGCCCGGGCAGCGCCGGCAGCCTGATCCCGCCGCACGAGTACCACACCATCCGCAACGCCAGTAACGACTCGGTCGCCGTGTCCCTGCACATCTACAAGGCGCCGATGGAAGCCTGCTCGATGTTCGTGCCACGCGATGGCGAGTGGTTCCGCCGCGTCGACAAGTCGCTGGAAACCGACGAAGCGGCCTGA
- a CDS encoding DsbE family thiol:disulfide interchange protein, which translates to MNTPTPRGNNSRWLPLAVFAALAVLLAAGVWLSRKPNREALPSPLIGKPAPAFSLPVLHEAGRLLSSDDLRGEPYLLNVWGSWCPACRDEHPVLTRFAETKRVRVIGFNWKDEHADALRWLEQFGNPYWVVVTDFEGKSAIDWGIYGAPETFLVDGKGIVRWKFVGPLTDATIRDELLPKLAEVEKAR; encoded by the coding sequence ATGAATACCCCCACCCCGCGCGGCAACAACAGCCGCTGGTTGCCGTTGGCGGTATTCGCTGCGTTGGCCGTGCTGCTCGCCGCCGGCGTCTGGCTGAGCCGCAAGCCGAACCGCGAGGCGCTGCCGTCACCGTTGATCGGCAAGCCGGCACCGGCGTTCTCACTGCCGGTGCTGCACGAGGCCGGGCGCCTGCTCTCGTCCGACGATCTGCGCGGCGAGCCCTACCTGCTCAACGTCTGGGGCAGTTGGTGCCCGGCCTGCCGCGACGAACATCCGGTGCTGACCCGTTTCGCCGAGACCAAGCGCGTGCGCGTGATCGGCTTCAACTGGAAGGACGAACACGCCGACGCGCTGCGTTGGCTCGAACAGTTCGGCAACCCCTACTGGGTCGTGGTCACCGACTTCGAAGGCAAGTCGGCGATCGACTGGGGCATCTACGGCGCGCCGGAAACCTTCCTGGTCGACGGCAAGGGCATCGTGCGCTGGAAGTTCGTGGGCCCGCTGACCGACGCGACTATCCGCGACGAATTGCTGCCGAAGTTGGCGGAAGTCGAGAAGGCGCGATGA
- the ccmB gene encoding heme exporter protein CcmB produces the protein MSARQRNPSLAAATPGLIGSARALMARDLRLLWRRRGDALQPALFALLVVVLFALALGGEKQALSKVSGGVLWLSALLAGLLALDTLFRGDAEDGSLEQWMLAPVPLGWLVAVRTFMHWATTALPLLVATPFLAELLYLPREQLPVLLASLALGTPLLSLLGAVVAALTVGMRRSGILVALLALPLYVPVLVFGAGSVARSAQGLDPLGALLLLAAGLVVALLLAPLAAAAAIRIALN, from the coding sequence ATGAGCGCGCGTCAACGCAATCCCAGCCTGGCCGCCGCCACGCCCGGCCTGATCGGCTCGGCCCGCGCCCTGATGGCGCGCGACCTGCGCCTGCTGTGGCGCCGCCGCGGCGACGCGCTGCAGCCGGCGCTGTTCGCCTTGCTGGTGGTGGTGCTGTTCGCTCTGGCCCTGGGCGGCGAGAAGCAGGCCCTGTCGAAGGTATCCGGCGGCGTGCTGTGGCTGTCGGCGCTGCTGGCCGGCCTGCTCGCCCTGGACACCTTGTTCCGCGGCGACGCCGAGGACGGCTCGCTGGAGCAATGGATGCTGGCGCCGGTGCCGCTGGGCTGGCTGGTCGCGGTGCGCACCTTCATGCACTGGGCCACCACCGCCCTGCCACTGCTGGTCGCCACCCCCTTCCTCGCCGAGCTGCTGTACCTGCCGCGCGAGCAATTGCCGGTGCTGCTGGCCTCGCTGGCGTTGGGCACGCCGCTGCTGAGTCTGCTCGGCGCGGTGGTGGCCGCACTGACGGTCGGGATGCGGCGCTCTGGTATCCTTGTGGCCTTGTTGGCGCTGCCGCTGTATGTCCCGGTGCTAGTGTTCGGGGCGGGCAGTGTGGCTCGCTCGGCCCAGGGATTGGACCCGCTAGGCGCGTTGCTGTTGCTGGCCGCCGGCCTGGTGGTCGCCCTGTTGCTGGCGCCGCTGGCGGCCGCCGCGGCGATCCGCATCGCATTGAACTGA
- a CDS encoding PspC domain-containing protein codes for MSSTTRTFCRSRHDRMIAGVCGGIALRMHWNPVLVRGAFVVLALATFLLPVALVYLILWLLMSEEGC; via the coding sequence ATGAGCAGTACCACGCGAACGTTCTGCCGCTCGCGCCACGATCGCATGATCGCCGGCGTCTGCGGTGGTATCGCCTTGCGGATGCATTGGAATCCGGTGCTGGTGCGCGGCGCTTTCGTCGTCCTGGCTCTGGCCACGTTCTTGCTGCCGGTCGCGCTGGTGTACCTGATCCTGTGGCTGTTGATGTCGGAAGAGGGCTGCTGA
- a CDS encoding cytochrome c-type biogenesis protein → MNGCGKNSPRRAATRLLRPLLFALLLPLALAAPLAAQPASDPVPLSFNDSGEERRFHALVAELRCVMCQNQSLADSNAQIAQDLRREVLELMRQGKDDTEIKDFLVARYGEFVLYRPQVESKTWLLWFGPALVLLAGGFVVARIVRQRSAASTPAPADDEQEW, encoded by the coding sequence ATGAACGGCTGCGGGAAGAACTCGCCGCGCCGCGCCGCAACCAGGCTGCTGCGGCCGCTTTTGTTCGCACTGCTGCTCCCCCTGGCCCTCGCCGCGCCGCTCGCTGCGCAGCCGGCCAGCGACCCGGTGCCGTTGAGCTTCAACGACAGCGGCGAAGAACGGCGCTTCCACGCCCTCGTCGCCGAGCTGCGCTGCGTGATGTGCCAAAACCAGTCGCTGGCCGATTCCAACGCCCAGATCGCCCAGGACCTGCGCCGCGAGGTGTTGGAATTGATGCGCCAAGGCAAGGACGACACCGAGATCAAGGACTTCCTGGTCGCGCGTTACGGCGAGTTCGTGCTCTACCGGCCGCAGGTCGAATCCAAGACCTGGCTGCTGTGGTTCGGCCCGGCCCTGGTGCTGCTGGCCGGCGGCTTCGTGGTGGCGCGCATCGTGCGCCAGCGCAGCGCCGCATCGACTCCGGCACCGGCCGACGACGAGCAAGAGTGGTGA
- the ccmD gene encoding heme exporter protein CcmD produces MEYQEYIIAAYAVFAIVLGWDFVAGRLQVRRELRLARARAARSAARSQTSELSR; encoded by the coding sequence ATGGAATACCAGGAATACATCATCGCCGCGTATGCGGTTTTCGCCATCGTGCTGGGCTGGGACTTCGTCGCCGGCCGCCTGCAGGTCCGCCGCGAGTTGCGCCTGGCGCGCGCGCGCGCGGCCCGCAGCGCAGCGCGCAGCCAGACAAGTGAATTGAGCCGATGA
- a CDS encoding tetratricopeptide repeat protein, with translation MTMFVVAGATLVVFALGFALYPLWRSRPWLGAGVGLALAAVTAALYLAIGTPAALNPQQVKAPQTLAEAVTQLEAELERDPNQIEGWRLLASAYTAEGLSEKARDAYARAVKLAPDNPDLLAEAAEARALAMPDRRFDAEAVSMLQHALQQQPMHQRARWFLGIAQRQAEQPAEAAKTWEPLLAVVDARTAASLLEQINGARLEAGLEPMQAPAQTPTQAARPAVAGPGLTVKVSLAPALAAKLPANASLFVLARQPNGAPMPVAVEKHAAKDFPIEVRLDDGDSPMPTMKLSQLAQVQVLARISASGNAIPQPGDLASAPAIARVADNGTVEIVIDRVVE, from the coding sequence ATGACGATGTTCGTGGTGGCGGGCGCGACCCTGGTCGTGTTCGCGCTTGGGTTCGCCCTGTATCCGCTGTGGCGCTCGCGGCCGTGGCTCGGTGCCGGCGTCGGCCTGGCGCTGGCGGCGGTGACCGCGGCGCTGTACCTCGCGATTGGCACGCCGGCCGCACTCAATCCGCAGCAGGTCAAGGCTCCGCAGACCCTCGCCGAAGCGGTGACCCAACTCGAAGCCGAGCTCGAACGCGATCCGAACCAGATCGAAGGCTGGCGCCTGCTCGCCAGCGCCTACACCGCCGAAGGCCTGAGCGAGAAAGCGCGCGATGCCTATGCGCGTGCGGTCAAGCTTGCCCCCGACAACCCCGACCTGCTCGCCGAAGCCGCCGAGGCGCGCGCGCTGGCGATGCCGGACCGTCGCTTCGATGCAGAAGCCGTGTCCATGCTGCAGCACGCCCTGCAACAGCAGCCGATGCACCAGCGCGCGCGCTGGTTCCTCGGCATCGCCCAGCGCCAGGCCGAGCAACCGGCCGAAGCGGCCAAGACCTGGGAGCCGCTGCTCGCCGTAGTCGATGCGCGCACCGCCGCCAGCCTGCTCGAACAGATCAACGGCGCGCGCCTGGAAGCCGGCCTCGAACCGATGCAGGCGCCGGCGCAGACACCGACCCAAGCCGCTCGACCCGCTGTCGCGGGCCCCGGCCTCACCGTCAAGGTCAGCCTGGCGCCGGCCCTGGCGGCGAAGCTGCCGGCCAACGCCAGCCTGTTCGTGCTCGCTCGCCAGCCCAATGGCGCGCCGATGCCGGTCGCGGTCGAGAAACACGCAGCCAAGGATTTCCCGATCGAGGTCCGGCTCGACGACGGCGACAGCCCGATGCCGACCATGAAACTGTCCCAGCTCGCGCAGGTGCAGGTGCTCGCCCGCATATCGGCCTCGGGCAATGCGATCCCGCAGCCTGGCGACCTCGCCTCTGCGCCGGCCATCGCGCGCGTGGCCGACAACGGCACGGTCGAGATCGTGATCGATCGCGTGGTCGAATGA
- a CDS encoding heme lyase CcmF/NrfE family subunit, with protein MLPELGQIALILALLISIVQASLPMLGAHRGIAPWMAIARPAAYAQLILVGFAFAILTEAFVTQDFSLRYVAENSNSLLPMAYRYSAVWGAHEGSLLLWALVLALWTAAVARFSKALPPEVISRVLAVMGVISVGFLAFLIFTSNPFARLLPAVAEGRDLNPLLQDPGLIIHPPMLYIGYVGFSVPFAFAIAALLDGKVDARWLRWTRPWTNIAWAFLTLGIALGSWWAYYELGWGGWWFWDPVENASFMPWLAGAALLHSQAVTEKRGSFRGWTLLLAIAAFSLSLLGTFLVRSGVLTSVHTFAADPSRGLFVLIFLGIVIGGSLLLYALRVPSGDDDGGKPFELSSRETLLLANNLLLATACAMVLLGTLYPLLADALELGKISVGPPYFSLMFVLLMAPLVLLLPFGPLFRWQREQPSRPLAMLVPWAGLALGAAIAAYFLAPQGPWKVAAGVGGAVWVAAGTLRFVWTRVRGNGTRYTAEMLGMTLAHLGVAVFLVGALLVEGLSVQREVALAPGKSLDLGRYAFRFDSVAHRVGPNYEADYGTVTVFDGDEVLAVMHPEKRAYASGGQVMTEAAIERGITRDLYVALGESLGDGAWAVRVHIKPFVRWVWLGALLMMLGGFVAAADRRFRVKADAREADVREPGERSPEPRPAVSTASAVVAGSIAGEQA; from the coding sequence ATGCTGCCTGAACTCGGCCAGATCGCCCTGATCCTCGCCCTGCTGATTTCCATCGTGCAGGCCAGCCTGCCGATGCTCGGCGCGCATCGCGGCATCGCGCCGTGGATGGCGATCGCGCGGCCGGCCGCGTACGCGCAGCTGATCCTGGTCGGCTTCGCCTTCGCGATCCTGACCGAAGCCTTCGTGACCCAGGACTTCTCGCTGCGCTACGTCGCCGAGAACAGCAATTCGCTGCTGCCGATGGCGTATCGCTATTCGGCGGTATGGGGCGCGCACGAAGGTTCGCTGCTGCTGTGGGCGCTGGTGCTGGCGCTGTGGACCGCCGCGGTCGCGCGTTTCTCCAAGGCCTTGCCGCCCGAGGTGATCTCGCGCGTGCTCGCGGTCATGGGCGTGATCAGCGTCGGCTTCCTCGCCTTCCTGATCTTCACCAGCAATCCGTTCGCGCGCCTGTTGCCGGCGGTCGCCGAAGGCCGCGATCTCAATCCGCTGCTGCAGGACCCGGGCCTGATCATCCATCCGCCGATGCTGTACATCGGCTACGTCGGCTTCTCGGTGCCGTTCGCCTTCGCCATCGCCGCCTTGCTCGACGGCAAAGTCGACGCGCGCTGGCTGCGCTGGACGCGGCCGTGGACCAACATCGCCTGGGCCTTCCTCACCCTCGGCATCGCCCTGGGCTCGTGGTGGGCGTATTACGAACTCGGCTGGGGTGGCTGGTGGTTCTGGGACCCGGTCGAGAACGCCAGCTTCATGCCCTGGCTCGCCGGCGCCGCCCTGCTGCATTCGCAGGCGGTCACCGAAAAACGCGGCAGTTTCCGCGGCTGGACCCTGTTGCTGGCCATCGCTGCGTTCTCGCTGTCGCTGCTCGGCACCTTCCTGGTCCGCTCCGGCGTGCTGACCAGCGTGCACACGTTCGCCGCCGATCCCTCGCGCGGCCTGTTCGTGCTGATCTTCCTCGGCATCGTCATCGGCGGCTCGCTGCTGCTGTACGCCTTGCGCGTGCCGTCCGGCGACGACGACGGCGGCAAGCCGTTCGAGCTCAGTTCGCGCGAGACCTTGTTGCTCGCCAACAACCTGCTGCTCGCCACCGCCTGCGCGATGGTCCTGCTGGGCACCTTGTATCCGTTGCTGGCCGATGCCCTGGAGCTCGGCAAGATCTCGGTCGGCCCGCCGTACTTCTCGCTGATGTTCGTGCTGCTGATGGCGCCGCTGGTGCTGTTGCTGCCGTTCGGCCCGCTGTTCCGCTGGCAGCGCGAGCAACCCTCGCGCCCCCTGGCGATGCTGGTGCCCTGGGCCGGTCTCGCCCTCGGCGCGGCCATCGCGGCCTATTTCCTCGCGCCGCAGGGGCCGTGGAAAGTCGCCGCCGGCGTCGGCGGCGCGGTGTGGGTCGCGGCCGGCACTCTTCGCTTCGTGTGGACGCGCGTGCGCGGCAACGGCACCCGCTACACCGCCGAAATGCTCGGCATGACCCTGGCCCATCTCGGCGTCGCCGTGTTCCTGGTCGGCGCGCTGTTGGTCGAAGGTCTCAGCGTGCAGCGCGAAGTCGCGCTCGCGCCGGGCAAGAGCCTGGACCTCGGCCGCTACGCGTTCCGCTTCGACAGCGTCGCCCATCGCGTCGGACCCAACTACGAAGCCGACTACGGCACCGTGACCGTGTTCGACGGCGACGAAGTGCTCGCGGTCATGCATCCGGAAAAGCGCGCCTACGCCAGCGGCGGCCAGGTCATGACCGAAGCGGCGATCGAGCGCGGCATCACCCGCGATCTGTATGTCGCCCTCGGCGAATCGCTGGGCGACGGCGCCTGGGCCGTACGCGTGCATATCAAACCGTTCGTGCGCTGGGTCTGGCTGGGCGCTTTGCTGATGATGCTCGGCGGTTTCGTCGCAGCGGCCGACCGGCGTTTCCGCGTCAAGGCCGACGCGCGCGAGGCCGATGTGCGCGAGCCCGGCGAACGCTCGCCCGAGCCGCGTCCGGCGGTGTCGACTGCGAGCGCTGTGGTCGCAGGATCCATTGCAGGAGAACAGGCATGA
- a CDS encoding DUF2214 family protein: MLTDLLLAASHHLLIFALVSMLVAESILLRGPIDGGVLQRLARLDSGYGGCAGLLLLIGLARVWYGVKGHDFYLHNPWFHAKLGAYVLVGLLSILPTVRFLRWRKALSLNPAYLPDAGEVAKMRGLVRFELVLIAAIFVLAAAMARYGGF; this comes from the coding sequence ATGCTGACCGACCTGTTGCTCGCTGCCTCGCACCACCTGCTGATCTTCGCCCTGGTGTCGATGCTCGTCGCCGAATCGATCTTGTTGCGCGGCCCTATCGACGGCGGCGTGCTGCAACGCCTGGCCCGTCTCGACTCCGGCTACGGCGGCTGCGCCGGCCTGTTGCTGCTGATCGGCCTGGCGCGCGTGTGGTACGGCGTCAAAGGTCACGATTTCTACCTGCACAACCCGTGGTTCCACGCCAAGCTCGGCGCCTACGTTCTGGTCGGCCTGCTGTCGATCCTGCCGACCGTACGCTTCCTGCGCTGGCGCAAGGCCTTGTCGCTCAACCCGGCCTATCTGCCGGACGCCGGCGAAGTGGCGAAGATGCGCGGTCTGGTGCGTTTCGAATTGGTCCTGATCGCGGCGATCTTCGTGCTGGCCGCGGCGATGGCGCGCTACGGCGGTTTCTGA